Proteins encoded within one genomic window of Rhododendron vialii isolate Sample 1 chromosome 1a, ASM3025357v1:
- the LOC131334589 gene encoding small ribosomal subunit protein eS10z-like gives MIISEKNRREMSKYLFQEGVCYAKKDYNLAKHPEIDVPNLQVIKLMQSFKSKEYVRETFAWMHYYWYLTNDGIEFLRTYLNLPSEIVPNTLKRAARPVPAGGRPGGPPGDRPRGPPRFDGDRSRFNDREGYRGAPRGGPPGEYGGDKGGAPAEYQPSFNRPAFGRGGGSFGAGPAHGSIE, from the exons ATG ATTATTTCAGAGAAGAACCGCAGAGAGATGTCCAAGTACCTCTTTCAAG AGGGTGTGTGTTATGCGAAGAAAGATTACAATCTCGCCAAGCACCCGGAAATCGATGTCCCAAACCTGCAAGTGATCAAGCTGATGCAGAGCTTCAAATCGAAGGAGTATGTGAGGGAGACATTCGCTTGGATGCACTACTATTGGTACTTGACAAATGATGGCATTGAATTTCTGAGGACATACCTCAACTTGCCATCTGAGATCGTTCCCAACACCCTGAAAAGGGCAGCTCGTCCTGTTCCTGCTGGTGGTCGGCCTGGTGGCCCCCCTGGCGATCGCCCACG TGGTCCGCCTAGATTTGACGGAGATAGGTCAAGGTTTAATGATCGTGAGGGCTACCGTGGAGCTCCAAGAGGTGGTCCGCCTGGCGAGTATGGTGGTGACAAGGGAGGAGCTCCAGCTGAATACCAACCTTCCTTCAac AGGCCTGCATTCGGTCGCGGTGGTGGCAGTTTTGGTGCAGGGCCTGCTCATGGAAGTATCGAGTAA